Proteins found in one Coffea eugenioides isolate CCC68of chromosome 5, Ceug_1.0, whole genome shotgun sequence genomic segment:
- the LOC113770691 gene encoding protein NRT1/ PTR FAMILY 6.4, translated as MVLIDSNADKDAANNGEVVDFRGNPVDKTRTGGWFAAGRILGSELSERIVVMGISVNLVTYLVGDLHLSSSKSANCVSNFMGSLNLLGLLGGFLADAKLGRYLTVAISASICALGVTFLTLTTSLHSMRPPPCSDPRKQQCIEASSGQLAMLYISLYTIALGGGGIKSNVSGFGSDQFDNSDPKEEKAMVYFFNRFYFCISMGSLFAVTVLVYIQDNVGRGWGYGISAGTMIIALTVLLSGTPLYRYKKPQGSPLTIVYRVIFLALKKRSLPLPSKPNMLNGFYNSKVPHTEKFRWVEKAAILDDFAIANDNQNNPWIVSTVSEVEEVKMVLKLIPIWCTCILFWTVYSQMNTFSVEQGTFMNRKIGTFEVPSGSMPFFLFSSILLFTSLNERVFVPLARKITGQTQGIASLQRVGAGLIFSVVGMVVSGIVEKQRRESFVVHNKIISAFWLVPQFFLVGAGEAFAYVGQLEFFIREAPERMKSMSTGLFLATLSMGYFVSSLLVSIVNTVNGSWLRSNLNRAKLENFYWMLAVMGMINFLVFLIVARRHQYKIQHYNSSNGQLVELPCWKDDKLDLKEIKFDIEAKEVAG; from the exons GGAGCGAGCTATCTGAAAGGATTGTTGTGATGGGAATTTCCGTGAACTTGGTGACATATTTGGTTGGAGATTTGCATCTTTCATCTTCGAAATCTGCAAATTGTGTCAGCAACTTTATGGGCTCTCTCAATCTTCTTGGCCTTCTTGGCGGGTTCTTGGCAGATGCTAAACTTGGCCGCTACTTGACGGTTGCTATATCTGCTTCTATTTGTGCCTTG GGAGTGACATTTTTGACACTGACCACATCACTCCATAGCATGAGACCCCCACCCTGCAGTGACCCCAGAAAACAGCAATGTATAGAGGCAAGCAGTGGGCAACTAGCAATGCTTTACATATCTCTCTATACTATAGCACTGGGTGGTGGAGGAATCAAATCAAATGTTTCAGGTTTTGGGTCTGATCAGTTTGATAATTCAGATCCAAAAGAGGAGAAGGCCATGGTCTACTTCTTCAACAGATTCTACTTCTGTATTAGCATGGGATCATTGTTCGCTGTAACAGTTCTGGTTTACATCCAAGATAATGTAGGCAGAGGATGGGGATATGGTATATCAGCTGGTACAATGATCATTGCACTCACAGTTTTGCTCTCTGGTACACCATTGTATCGGTACAAGAAGCCGCAGGGAAGTCCATTGACTATTGTATATAGGGTGATTTTCTTGGCCTTGAAAAAGAGGAGCCTCCCTCTTCCTTCTAAACCAAACATGTTGAATGGattttacaattcaaaagttcCACATACAGAAAAGTTCAG GTGGGTTGAGAAGGCTGCAATTCTTGATGACTTTGCAATTGCCAATGACAACCAGAATAACCCTTGGATAGTTTCAACAGTGTCTGAGGTTGAAGAAGTGAAAATGGTACTAAAGCTCATCCCTATTTGGTGTACGTGTATACTTTTCTGGACAGTGTACTCTCAGATGAATACTTTTAGCGTTGAGCAAGGTACCTTTATGAACCGAAAAATTGGTACCTTTGAAGTGCCTTCAGGATCCATGCCTTTCTTTCTCTTCAGCAGCATTCTTCTATTTACTTCCCTAAATGAGAGGGTCTTCGTTCCCCTAGCGAGAAAAATCACTGGCCAAACTCAAGGAATCGCAAGCCTTCAGCGCGTTGGAGCTGGACTCATATTCTCAGTTGTTGGCATGGTAGTTTCAGGAATCGTAGAAAAGCAACGAAGGGAAAGTTTCGTTGTACACAACAAGATAATCAGTGCATTCTGGCTTGTCCCTCAGTTTTTCCTTGTTGGTGCTGGAGAAGCTTTTGCCTATGTAGGTCAGCTTGAGTTCTTCATCAGGGAGGCACCAGAAAGGATGAAATCCATGAGCACAGGTCTATTTCTTGCCACCCTTTCAATGGGCTACTTTGTTAGCAGCTTGCTTGTGTCCATAGTAAACACGGTAAATGGAAGTTGGCTTAGGAGCAACCTCAACAGAGCTAAGTTGGAGAACTTCTACTGGATGCTAGCAGTGATGGGGATGATAAATTTCCTAGTTTTCCTTATTGTTGCCAGGAGACACCAATACAAGATTCAACACTATAATAGTTCTAATGGACAACTGGTGGAGCTACCATGTTGGAAGGATGATAAATTGGACTTGAAGGAGATCAAATTTGATATAGAAGCTAAGGAGGTAGCGGGATAG